The Thiogranum longum genome includes a region encoding these proteins:
- a CDS encoding SRPBCC family protein, producing the protein MFAESAKRCLVLATVMLSASVFARAPCTSLPADPGWRSVFSDDILTIFTPARASESPQLVARITWPAKPEHLYKIIWDYASFREHVPHVRKSEVLLSTGHRKWIYQQLDLPGPMQDRHYILESANNDSQPALQRYRVTWQLSDRFELPASQLVRPAEFSGCWSIQPGSAGGLDALYHIRLDPGGHVPHWMARAGMRRYARELMKRLHTLLQAPEASNLP; encoded by the coding sequence ATGTTTGCTGAAAGTGCGAAAAGGTGTCTGGTTTTAGCGACAGTTATGCTGTCAGCAAGTGTTTTCGCGCGCGCCCCCTGCACCAGTCTCCCTGCTGACCCGGGCTGGCGAAGTGTGTTTTCCGACGATATTTTGACAATTTTTACGCCTGCCAGGGCCTCAGAGAGTCCTCAGTTGGTGGCCAGAATCACCTGGCCAGCCAAACCGGAACATCTGTATAAAATCATCTGGGACTATGCTTCGTTTCGTGAACACGTACCCCACGTCAGGAAAAGTGAAGTCCTGCTGAGTACAGGGCACCGCAAATGGATCTACCAACAACTGGATTTACCCGGCCCCATGCAGGACCGGCACTACATACTGGAAAGTGCCAATAATGATAGCCAGCCGGCACTTCAACGCTATCGGGTTACATGGCAATTAAGTGACCGATTCGAGCTGCCAGCAAGTCAATTAGTACGACCCGCTGAATTCTCCGGTTGCTGGAGTATCCAGCCGGGCAGTGCAGGTGGGCTGGATGCGCTGTATCACATCAGACTGGATCCGGGAGGTCATGTACCTCACTGGATGGCACGGGCCGGAATGCGTCGCTATGCAAGAGAATTAATGAAACGTTTGCATACATTACTTCAAGCGCCTGAAGCCAGTAATTTGCCATAA
- a CDS encoding O-acetyl-ADP-ribose deacetylase gives MIDVIKQDITTLEIDAIVNAANETLLGGGGVDGAIQRAAGPRLLEFCRNLGGCPVGEARITPGFSLPVNWVIHTVGPVWQGGDSDEALLLERCYENSFRLALEYGVRSIAFPSISTGVYGYPFGEAAQIAVSVMQRHEKQFERIVACCFSRSDAGYYGKLLASGA, from the coding sequence ATGATTGATGTTATAAAACAAGATATTACAACACTGGAAATAGATGCAATCGTAAACGCTGCCAATGAAACTCTGCTCGGCGGCGGTGGTGTCGATGGTGCAATTCAGCGTGCAGCCGGGCCCCGGTTACTGGAATTCTGCCGAAACCTTGGCGGGTGTCCTGTTGGAGAGGCGCGTATCACACCGGGGTTTTCCCTGCCGGTAAACTGGGTGATTCATACTGTGGGTCCAGTATGGCAAGGCGGTGATTCAGATGAGGCCTTGTTGCTGGAGCGCTGCTATGAAAACAGTTTTCGACTTGCGCTTGAGTATGGCGTTCGCTCGATTGCATTTCCGTCGATCAGTACGGGTGTATACGGTTACCCTTTCGGAGAAGCGGCACAAATTGCTGTATCTGTGATGCAACGCCATGAAAAACAGTTCGAGCGAATTGTGGCTTGTTGTTTTTCCCGGTCAGATGCCGGGTATTATGGCAAATTACTGGCTTCAGGCGCTTGA
- a CDS encoding EAL domain-containing protein translates to MTLFERIVDYLQRVSVRNRLILAIFSASLIVAVAMSAMMIYLGSRAIQDEAENGLTSVIEVLSQDFIKVLLLDSPDVAADTVSRLEAFPDVLAAYLYDQNEQFRFGYMKKGVEPVPVPSYQIMDIRYHPDYLEVLSPVRYSGKPYGAVYVRFSLLPYKARIQGYYKLIFLLAPMLVLLMLLVAVRFQRAFSEPVQRLAQAFERVSVTGDYTLRVGTREKNEIGQLFEGFNRMMERVQESSETLEETLKHFHVTLESIIDGVVACDEKGRVSYMNSSAEQLLQLRLEQAKGRSMIDIVNLVKEGDSKIRMPICQRALWEARAIPAEPGVTLINTSGEQIPVSVNAAPMWDRSGSVAGAVMVIRDVTEARRMAKELSFQAKHDSLTGLVNRTEFERIVSLEIARASVKEQTCVLLYLDLDQFKVVNDTSGHVAGDQLLRQLAVILAEELRNSDVLARLGGDEFGVFLVGCDSKVAYQIAENLRRAVTDFRFVWDSNTFVVGVSIGMVEVDEHNSSVMDLLSVADIACYAAKDGGRNRIEMYRHDDTDAQRRYSEVQWVSRIVRGLEENRFRLYRQRIVPLDAEAETGEHFEVLIRMRDEEGRLVPPGAFLPAAERYGVSPNIDRWVLRNVLTWLDEHPSERRSLSLCSINVSGHTLADEHFLDYVESQLDAHPLPADKLCFEITETAAISNLAVARRFISTLKARGCRFALDDFGSGLSSFAYLKNLDVDFLKIDGMFVRDMVDDPIDRAMVKSINEIGQVMGMKTIAEFVENDEILEQLNHIGVDYAQGYGIHKPEPMLPDADNKSGSQIA, encoded by the coding sequence ATGACTTTATTTGAAAGAATAGTGGATTACCTGCAGCGAGTTTCTGTACGAAACCGTTTAATCCTTGCGATTTTCTCGGCTTCCCTGATTGTTGCTGTCGCCATGTCTGCAATGATGATCTACCTGGGTAGTCGTGCAATCCAGGATGAGGCGGAAAATGGACTGACATCCGTTATCGAAGTGTTGAGTCAGGATTTCATCAAGGTGCTTTTGCTGGATTCGCCGGATGTTGCAGCAGACACTGTTTCTCGGCTTGAAGCCTTTCCCGATGTGCTGGCCGCATATCTCTATGACCAGAACGAGCAGTTTCGCTTCGGCTATATGAAGAAAGGCGTCGAGCCGGTTCCGGTGCCAAGCTACCAGATTATGGATATCCGTTATCACCCTGACTACCTGGAAGTGTTGTCTCCCGTACGTTACAGCGGCAAGCCGTATGGTGCGGTTTATGTGCGTTTTTCGTTGCTCCCGTACAAGGCGAGAATACAGGGTTATTACAAGCTGATATTCCTGCTCGCTCCGATGCTGGTGTTGTTGATGCTCCTTGTTGCTGTGCGCTTCCAGCGTGCTTTCAGTGAGCCGGTACAACGCCTTGCGCAGGCGTTCGAGAGAGTTTCGGTGACCGGCGACTACACACTGCGTGTCGGAACACGCGAGAAAAACGAGATTGGCCAACTGTTCGAGGGTTTTAATCGAATGATGGAGCGGGTTCAGGAATCCAGTGAAACCCTGGAGGAGACTCTCAAGCATTTCCACGTGACACTGGAATCAATTATTGATGGGGTTGTTGCCTGTGACGAGAAAGGACGGGTCTCCTACATGAACAGCAGCGCCGAGCAATTGTTGCAGCTCAGGCTTGAGCAGGCCAAAGGGCGTTCGATGATCGATATAGTGAACCTGGTAAAGGAGGGTGATTCAAAGATACGCATGCCAATTTGCCAGCGTGCCCTGTGGGAAGCAAGGGCAATACCGGCCGAGCCGGGAGTTACCCTGATAAATACATCCGGTGAACAGATTCCCGTGTCAGTCAATGCGGCACCTATGTGGGACCGCAGTGGTTCGGTTGCAGGTGCTGTTATGGTGATTCGTGATGTGACGGAAGCGCGACGCATGGCAAAAGAACTATCTTTCCAGGCGAAGCACGACAGCCTCACCGGACTGGTTAATCGTACCGAGTTCGAGCGTATTGTCAGTCTTGAGATAGCAAGAGCGAGCGTCAAGGAACAGACCTGTGTATTGCTGTACCTTGACCTTGACCAGTTCAAGGTGGTGAATGACACCAGTGGTCATGTTGCAGGTGACCAGCTCCTCAGGCAGCTGGCTGTTATCCTGGCAGAAGAATTGCGCAACAGTGATGTGCTGGCTCGCCTCGGTGGAGACGAGTTCGGTGTCTTCCTTGTCGGGTGTGACAGCAAGGTGGCTTATCAGATAGCCGAAAACCTGCGTCGTGCTGTGACGGATTTCCGTTTTGTCTGGGACAGTAATACTTTCGTTGTTGGTGTCAGTATTGGCATGGTCGAGGTGGACGAACATAACAGCTCTGTAATGGATCTTCTCAGTGTGGCGGATATAGCGTGCTATGCAGCCAAGGATGGCGGGCGGAATCGTATCGAAATGTACCGGCATGATGACACCGATGCACAACGCCGCTACAGCGAGGTTCAGTGGGTGTCACGCATAGTGCGTGGCCTGGAAGAAAACCGCTTCCGGTTGTACCGACAAAGAATTGTCCCGCTTGATGCCGAGGCAGAGACGGGGGAGCATTTTGAAGTGCTGATTCGTATGCGTGATGAGGAAGGCCGGTTGGTACCACCCGGCGCATTTTTGCCGGCAGCAGAACGTTATGGTGTTTCGCCCAACATCGACCGCTGGGTTTTGCGTAATGTACTGACATGGCTGGACGAGCACCCTTCCGAACGCAGATCGCTCAGCTTGTGCAGTATAAATGTATCTGGCCATACGCTGGCAGATGAGCATTTTCTGGATTATGTCGAGTCACAGCTTGATGCTCATCCATTACCAGCAGATAAACTGTGTTTCGAAATCACAGAAACAGCGGCAATTTCAAATCTTGCCGTTGCCAGGCGTTTTATCTCCACGCTCAAGGCGCGTGGTTGCAGGTTCGCACTGGACGATTTTGGTTCCGGGTTGTCATCGTTCGCCTACCTGAAAAATCTTGATGTCGATTTTTTGAAGATTGACGGAATGTTCGTGAGAGACATGGTCGACGACCCTATCGACCGCGCCATGGTAAAATCGATTAACGAGATCGGCCAGGTGATGGGTATGAAGACGATTGCAGAATTTGTCGAAAATGACGAGATACTTGAACAGTTGAATCACATTGGTGTGGATTATGCCCAGGGCTATGGTATCCACAAACCCGAGCCCATGCTGCCTGACGCAGACAACAAATCCGGTTCGCAGATTGCCTGA
- the cls gene encoding cardiolipin synthase, whose product MSFDTVISGSVWFYISEWLVRLVMLGVVVERHPPRTAMTWLLVIFFLPWPGLVLYFLIGENRLPRHRLVQRKAILDRLEDMRNRYMPHMENAGEHLEKKFLPTITLAEKLGYMPIMFGNRADLLTDTDAFINRLVEDIDAAQGHVHLLFYIFATDETGQRVCASLERAAARGVKCRLLVDGQGSRRFVRKMSRRMRKSGIELYRALPVSLLRAAVSRIDLRNHRKIAVIDGRVAYTGSQNIVDVGYGHKDLRWYDLMVRLNGPVVLELQAVFVGDWFTESGELLDGPDIFPDAGGNTGNGIAVQTMPSGPLFAEENYQRLVVAALYAARQSVTITTPYFVPDEVFLEAMETAVLKGVEVELLVPLRSDQLLVGNAARGYYERLLKSGVTIHLFVDGLLHAKSITIDESLAFLGSSNFDIRSFALNFEINMIFYDAGVARALRQQQGWYRDHSRRLTLEEWRRRPGYQRLMQNVIKLMSPLL is encoded by the coding sequence ATGTCATTCGACACCGTTATTTCCGGTTCAGTATGGTTCTATATCAGTGAATGGCTGGTGAGACTTGTCATGCTTGGCGTTGTCGTCGAACGTCATCCGCCACGTACGGCAATGACCTGGTTGCTGGTAATTTTCTTCCTCCCCTGGCCGGGGCTGGTGCTGTATTTTCTGATTGGAGAAAACCGGTTGCCTCGCCATCGTCTGGTCCAGCGCAAGGCCATACTGGACAGGCTGGAAGACATGCGCAATCGCTATATGCCGCATATGGAGAATGCGGGTGAGCATCTTGAGAAGAAATTCCTTCCTACGATAACGCTTGCTGAAAAACTTGGTTATATGCCGATCATGTTCGGTAACCGGGCCGACTTGCTGACTGATACCGACGCATTTATCAATCGACTTGTCGAAGATATCGATGCTGCACAAGGTCATGTGCATTTACTGTTTTATATATTTGCAACCGATGAGACCGGTCAGCGGGTGTGTGCCTCGCTTGAGCGTGCTGCTGCGCGTGGCGTCAAGTGCCGGCTGCTGGTGGACGGGCAAGGCTCAAGGCGATTTGTACGGAAAATGTCACGACGTATGCGCAAGTCCGGCATTGAATTATACCGGGCGCTGCCGGTAAGTCTGCTTCGAGCGGCTGTGTCACGAATTGATTTGCGTAATCACCGCAAGATCGCAGTCATCGATGGACGTGTTGCCTATACCGGTTCGCAGAATATTGTTGACGTCGGTTATGGGCACAAGGATTTGCGCTGGTATGACCTGATGGTGCGCCTGAATGGTCCCGTTGTGCTGGAGCTGCAGGCGGTGTTTGTCGGTGACTGGTTTACCGAGAGTGGCGAGTTGCTGGATGGACCAGATATATTCCCCGATGCCGGGGGCAATACCGGGAATGGCATTGCCGTGCAAACCATGCCCAGTGGCCCATTGTTTGCCGAGGAGAACTACCAGCGACTGGTGGTAGCGGCACTGTATGCAGCGCGCCAGAGTGTAACGATTACTACGCCGTATTTTGTACCCGATGAGGTTTTCCTTGAGGCGATGGAAACCGCGGTACTGAAAGGTGTCGAGGTCGAGTTGCTTGTTCCGTTGCGGTCTGACCAGCTACTGGTGGGTAACGCTGCCCGCGGGTATTACGAACGGTTACTTAAAAGCGGGGTTACGATTCATTTGTTTGTCGATGGTTTGCTGCATGCAAAAAGTATCACAATTGATGAGTCACTGGCTTTCCTGGGGTCGAGTAATTTCGATATCCGGTCTTTCGCGCTGAATTTCGAGATCAATATGATCTTTTACGATGCCGGTGTGGCCAGAGCGCTACGACAGCAGCAGGGCTGGTACCGTGACCATTCCCGTCGGCTTACGCTCGAGGAATGGCGGCGTCGTCCAGGTTATCAGCGATTGATGCAGAATGTTATCAAGCTGATGAGCCCGCTTCTTTAG
- a CDS encoding MgtC/SapB family protein, whose translation MDNASLISELLSQIWFRFALVALFGFLTGLEFREYILLRSKERPEIPAISLGTSRTFTFIAILGYLLFILDPEYRLYLAGMAGLLLFFSLFYHYKLKSGQTGLLQPLIALIVYTFGAIISLQPPWFLVLVFVSLVFTLSTWKQTHRFVEHIDPREMPVLAKFMLLSGVILPLLPDTPISSYVPATPFKIWLAVVVVSSISYIGYILRKYLLTRQGYLVTGLLGGLYSSTATTVVLARKSKGLGKADPSLNAGIISATGMMYLRLLILVAIMNPQLLLQAAPPLLIFGFLSIAVAVYVDKKATADPGMPPDLERSNPLELGIALLFAVLFVVMIVVTHLVISHFGRTGLDVLSIIVGFTDIDPFVLSILSGHYTSMTGQQLAGSIVVAAGSNNLLKAVYALALGERKNIRSVFLFLLLLGLLTIASGLVLSRMG comes from the coding sequence GTGGATAACGCGTCACTGATCAGCGAGCTGTTGTCCCAGATCTGGTTTCGCTTTGCCCTGGTGGCCCTGTTTGGTTTTCTAACGGGGCTGGAGTTTCGTGAATATATTCTGCTCAGAAGCAAGGAACGTCCCGAGATACCGGCTATCAGCCTGGGAACCAGCCGTACCTTTACCTTCATCGCAATACTCGGTTACCTGCTGTTCATCCTTGACCCTGAATACCGTCTTTATCTGGCAGGTATGGCGGGCTTGCTGTTGTTTTTCAGCCTGTTCTATCACTATAAACTGAAGAGTGGACAAACCGGTTTGCTGCAACCGTTGATTGCACTCATTGTCTATACCTTTGGCGCCATTATTTCCCTGCAACCCCCCTGGTTCCTTGTTCTTGTATTTGTCTCCCTGGTTTTCACACTCAGCACATGGAAACAGACCCATCGTTTTGTCGAGCATATAGATCCCCGGGAGATGCCTGTCCTGGCCAAGTTCATGCTGCTATCCGGAGTCATCCTGCCGCTCCTGCCTGATACGCCGATTTCTTCCTATGTGCCCGCCACACCGTTCAAGATCTGGCTGGCCGTAGTAGTGGTGTCCAGTATTTCCTATATCGGTTATATCCTGAGAAAGTATCTACTCACCCGACAGGGTTACCTGGTTACCGGTCTGCTTGGTGGACTTTACTCCAGCACAGCAACAACAGTGGTGCTGGCCCGCAAGAGCAAAGGTCTGGGCAAAGCTGACCCATCATTGAATGCAGGTATTATTTCAGCTACTGGCATGATGTACCTCAGGCTGTTGATTCTTGTTGCCATTATGAATCCACAGCTGTTGCTCCAGGCTGCACCGCCACTGCTGATTTTTGGTTTCCTGTCAATTGCTGTTGCGGTATACGTTGATAAAAAGGCCACTGCAGATCCTGGTATGCCGCCAGACCTTGAGCGTTCCAATCCGCTGGAACTGGGCATTGCCCTGTTATTTGCCGTATTGTTCGTGGTCATGATTGTTGTCACACACCTGGTCATCAGCCATTTCGGCAGAACCGGCCTTGATGTGCTCTCCATTATTGTCGGGTTTACAGATATCGACCCCTTTGTGCTTTCAATTCTCAGCGGTCACTATACCTCTATGACAGGGCAGCAGCTCGCTGGCTCTATTGTGGTGGCTGCTGGCAGCAATAATCTGCTAAAGGCAGTCTATGCACTTGCTCTTGGGGAACGGAAAAATATCCGTAGCGTGTTTCTGTTCCTGCTATTGCTGGGACTTTTAACCATAGCCAGTGGTCTTGTCCTGTCCCGCATGGGGTAG
- a CDS encoding DedA family protein, with translation MNAFVDSFVNWLTNSPWPCPTIAFLIFLESSPVIGLLLPGVILVPVIGSLSGHGLIDFWQVLFCAMTGAVLTDSIGYWLGRLGYTEWQHKLGWSGSRDLQNRAKTLFKHYGPVALFVGRIMFVIHPMVPITAGVLGVRLFTFYLIDTAAIFIWLLLYLSGGHWLTILWYNLNSEQRIWLSAGFALLAMLLILWRGRKHHHV, from the coding sequence ATGAATGCTTTTGTTGACAGCTTTGTAAACTGGCTGACGAACAGCCCCTGGCCCTGTCCGACCATCGCATTTTTGATCTTTCTGGAATCCAGCCCGGTCATCGGTTTGCTGCTTCCAGGAGTCATACTGGTTCCTGTTATTGGTTCGTTGTCAGGCCATGGCTTGATCGATTTCTGGCAGGTGCTGTTTTGCGCCATGACAGGCGCTGTCCTGACTGACAGTATCGGCTACTGGCTTGGCCGGCTCGGTTACACCGAGTGGCAACACAAGCTCGGCTGGAGCGGCTCCAGGGATTTGCAGAACCGCGCCAAAACGCTTTTCAAACACTATGGTCCCGTTGCCCTGTTTGTCGGGCGTATTATGTTCGTGATCCACCCGATGGTACCGATAACGGCCGGTGTGCTTGGCGTTCGCCTGTTCACCTTTTATCTGATCGATACCGCTGCAATATTCATCTGGTTATTACTTTACCTGAGCGGCGGACACTGGTTGACGATCCTGTGGTATAACCTTAATAGCGAACAGCGCATATGGCTGAGTGCCGGGTTCGCGCTGTTGGCAATGTTACTCATACTATGGCGTGGGCGTAAACATCATCACGTGTAA
- a CDS encoding DUF1003 domain-containing protein, with protein MTSRSQHFLICQVCHKSKPQRELLPGHLVREELLPLICEKAPDWSSSGYICYACLNQIRTNYIRHQMRKDLGELDDLEQEVVASLENKALLSENIDEEYDQTLSFGECVADKVAEFGGSWRFIISFSTLLVVWIILNTVSILLNPFDPYPYILLNLVLSLLAAFQALQAEMLSDMQKKG; from the coding sequence ATGACATCACGTTCTCAACACTTTTTAATCTGTCAGGTCTGTCACAAGAGCAAGCCACAACGTGAACTGTTGCCAGGCCACCTGGTGCGCGAAGAATTACTGCCACTGATTTGTGAAAAAGCACCGGACTGGTCTTCCTCCGGTTATATCTGTTACGCCTGCCTTAACCAGATTCGCACGAATTATATTCGCCATCAAATGCGGAAGGATCTGGGTGAACTGGATGACCTGGAGCAGGAGGTAGTAGCGAGCCTGGAGAACAAGGCGTTGTTATCAGAGAACATTGACGAGGAATATGATCAAACGCTGAGCTTTGGAGAGTGCGTAGCGGATAAGGTCGCCGAGTTCGGTGGCAGCTGGCGTTTCATAATTTCATTCAGTACCCTGCTTGTCGTCTGGATTATTCTCAATACTGTTTCCATTTTACTCAACCCATTCGATCCCTACCCGTATATCCTGCTTAACCTGGTACTTTCGTTGCTAGCGGCATTTCAGGCGCTGCAGGCGGAAATGCTAAGTGATATGCAAAAGAAGGGATGA